The Corallococcus silvisoli genome contains the following window.
CCGGGCCAGCCCTTCTTCATCCCTTCGAAGGCCTGCCGGCCCATGGGCGAGTCCAGGTTGAAGCCCTCGTGCGTGAGGGTGAGCCGCGTCCCGCTGCCCTCCGGCGTGAGCCGCCAGGTGATGAGCGTGTCCAGCGTGCCCGCCGCGAAGCGGTAGCGGAGCAGCCGCTCCGGCTCCACCTCCAGCACCTCGCACGGCTGCTGGCCCCATGCGCCCATGTCGAGCGTGAAGCGGTGGCCCACGATGGGGCGCACGTCGCCCGCGGCCCACCACTTCGCGTGGAGCACCGGGTCCGTCAGGGCCCTCCACACCGCGGCGGGCGGATGGGCATACACCTGGTCCAACTGGATGATTGCGGGGGAACTCATTCGCGTGACTCCTCGTCGAGCACGTCCTCGAGCGCGGCAAGCCGCTGCTTCCAGTAGTGCGTGAAGGCCTGGAGCCAGTCGCCCACCTCCGACAGCGGACGTGGATCCAGGTGATAGTAGCGCTCGCGTCCCCGGGGCTCCTCACGGACCAGCCGCGCCTTGCGGAGCACCTGGAGGTGTTCGGAGACGGCGGGACGCCCCAGCGCGAAGCCGCTCGCCAGGTCGTTCACCGCGCGGGGCCCCTTGCGCAGCTGCATCAGGATCTCCCGGCGCACCGGATTGGAGAGCGCTGAAAACACATCCGGGTCGTTCATGGCTCGAATCAATACGTCGGAAATATCCGACGCGTCAAGCGCGGGCTGGATGTGCTGTGATGGGCCCCATGCTGACGGAGCCCCGCTTCACCTATCTGCGGCTCACCCAGGCGGACCTGCCGATGCTGGCGGAGTGGCTCGCGCGGCCCCATGTCGCGGAGTGGTGGGGTGCACCGCCCACGCTGGATGAGCTGCGCCAGGACCTGGAGGTGGACATCGCGGCGGACGTGAGCTGGCAGTACATCGCGCGGCTCGACGGCCGGCCGGTGGGGTTCATCCAGGCCTATGACGTCATGCGCGCGGACCCGGACTGGTGGCGCGAGGAGACGGACCCCGGGGCGCGCGGCATCGACCAGTTCCTCGCGCACGCGGAGCAGCTGGGGCAGGGCCTGGGCACCCGGCTGGTGGGCCAGTTCATCGCGAAGCTGTTCGAAGACCCGGCGGTGACGAAGGTGCAGACCGACCCGTCGCTCGACAATGCCCGGGCCATTCGCGCCTACGAGAAGGCCGGGTTCCAGCCGGTCGCGCGGGTCGTCACGCCGGATGGGCCCGCGCTGTTGATGGTCGTCCGCCGCGACGCGTGGCGTGGGCCGTAGCGTCTACCGTGCGGCGGCGCGCCGCGGCTGCTCGGCCAGGGCGCGCTGCTCGCGGCGGATGGGCAGCCGGAGCAGCTGGGCGTAGCGCGCGAGCCGGTCCTCGAAGCGGCGCGCGTCGCGGCCCCAGTGCACGACGATGTTCCGCTCGGGGTCCTCCCGGTGCGCCATCGCGATGCAGTACTCATCCTGGGCGCCAATCCAGTCCGGATGGTGGCGGCGCTCGCAGTCCAGGCGGGTGTAGCTCGCCAGGGGCTCATCCCAGGTGAAGGCGCTCAGGGCCCCGGCGCCGCGCAAGGACACCTGGGCGTTGGTCACCACCACCTCCAGCCGCGTCCGCAGGCAGCGCACGAGGTGCGTCACGGATACGAAAAGACCCAGGGTGACGCTCAGCGGGAGCAGCCAGTCCTCCCGCAGGTCCGCGACGCTCATCCGCTGGTCCAGCGCATAGCCGACAGGCAGCACGACGAACACCACGAACCCGAGCAGTGGCCACACCACCCGGCCGAGCAGCGGGCGCGTGGTGAACCGCAGTGGGAGGTCGCCTCCCATGTCGATCTTCCGTGGAACCGGTGAGAGCACTTCGAAGAAGGACATGGGCTGGGCGTCCCGGGGCCGACGATGTGTGTCTTTGCGCCAAGCTCAGCACGGGCGCTGATGCGCTGTCCAGGTCTTGCCGGGTAGTCCTGGAG
Protein-coding sequences here:
- a CDS encoding GNAT family N-acetyltransferase; translated protein: MLTEPRFTYLRLTQADLPMLAEWLARPHVAEWWGAPPTLDELRQDLEVDIAADVSWQYIARLDGRPVGFIQAYDVMRADPDWWREETDPGARGIDQFLAHAEQLGQGLGTRLVGQFIAKLFEDPAVTKVQTDPSLDNARAIRAYEKAGFQPVARVVTPDGPALLMVVRRDAWRGP
- a CDS encoding SRPBCC family protein; translated protein: MSSPAIIQLDQVYAHPPAAVWRALTDPVLHAKWWAAGDVRPIVGHRFTLDMGAWGQQPCEVLEVEPERLLRYRFAAGTLDTLITWRLTPEGSGTRLTLTHEGFNLDSPMGRQAFEGMKKGWPGVLERLGPALGA
- a CDS encoding ArsR/SmtB family transcription factor, whose amino-acid sequence is MNDPDVFSALSNPVRREILMQLRKGPRAVNDLASGFALGRPAVSEHLQVLRKARLVREEPRGRERYYHLDPRPLSEVGDWLQAFTHYWKQRLAALEDVLDEESRE